A single Camelus ferus isolate YT-003-E chromosome 3, BCGSAC_Cfer_1.0, whole genome shotgun sequence DNA region contains:
- the PCDH12 gene encoding protocadherin-12 isoform X2, with the protein MMRLLPLLLGLLGPGGYLFLSGDGQEVATLTVKYQVSEEVPPGTVIGKLSRELGREERPRRVGATFQILQLPQELPIQVNPEDGLLSTGRRLDREQLCRQQDPCLVSFDVLATGDLALIHVEIQVLDINDHQPQFPKGEQELEISESASLRTRIPLDRALDPDTGPNTLHSYTLSPSEHFALDVIVGPDETKHAELVVVKELDREIHSFFDLVLTAYDNGKPPKSGTSLVKVNVLDSNDNSPVFAESSLALEIQEDAAPGTLLINLTATDPDQGPNGEVEFFLSKHVPPEVLDTFSVDAKTGQVILRQPLDYEKNPAYEVDVQARDLGPNPIPAHCKILIKVLDVNDNVPSIHITWASQPSLVSEALPKDSFIALIMANDLDSGNNGLVYCWLSQELGHFRLKRTNGNTYMLLTNATLDREQWPKYTLTLLAQDQGPQPLSAKQQLSIQISDANDNAPVFEKSRYQVSTRENNLPSLHLITVKAHDADLGFNGKISYRIQDSPVSHLVAIDSDTGEVTAQRSLDYEQMASFEFLVIAEDRGQPQLASSVSVWVSLLDANDNAPEVIHPILSDGKASLSVLVNASTGHLLVPIETPNGLGPAGPDTSPQATPSSWPFLLTTIVARDADSGANGELLYSIESGNEAHLFVLSSHLGQLFINITNASSLIGSEWELEIVVEDCGSPSLQTRALLRVLFVTSVDHLRNSAREPRALSASMLTVICLVVLLAIFGLILALIMSICRTEKKDNRAYNCREAESTYRHQPKRPQKHIQKADIHLVPMLRGQMDEPGEAGQSPKHVDKETMMEAGWDACLQAPYHLTPTLYRTLRNQGNQGTLAESREVLQDTVNLLFNHPRQRNASRENLNLPEPQPATGQPRSRPLKVTGSPTGRMPGDQGSEEVPLSLSASSATLRRQRNLNSKVAPEKESGPHQILRSLVRLSVAAFAERNPVEELTVDSPPVQTPRSQGVTAGRAGKLPAHVPASVTGTAHHPPSDPQTSEAGGKTIKRKRRH; encoded by the exons ATGATGCGACTTCTGCCACTTCTGCTGGGACTTTTGGGGCCAGGTGGCTACTTGTTCCTTTCAGGGGATGGTCAGGAGGTGGCCACTCTTACTGTGAAATACCAAGTGTCAGAGGAAGTACCACCTGGCACGGTGATAGGAAAGCTGTCTCGGGAACTGGGCCGGGAGGAGAGGCCCAGGCGAGTGGGGGCTACCTTCCAGATCCTGCAGCTGCCTCAGGAGCTCCCCATCCAGGTGAACCCTGAGGACGGCTTGCTGAGTACAGGGAGGCGGCTGGACCGAGAACAGCTTTGCCGGCAGCAGGATCCCTGcctggtttcctttgatgtgcttGCCACAGGGGATTTGGCTCTAATCCACGTGGAGATCCAGGTGCTGGACATCAATGACCACCAGCCACAGTTTCCCAAAGGCGAGCAGGAGCTAGAAATCTCTGAGAGTGCCTCCCTGCGCACCCGGATCCCCTTGGACAGAGCTCTGGACCCAGACACTGGCCCCAATACCCTGCACTCCTACACCCTGTCTCCCAGTGAGCACTTTGCCCTGGATGTCATTGTGGGACCCGATGAAACCAAACACGCGGAACTCGTGGTGGTGAAGGAGTTGGACCGGGAAATCCATTCATTTTTTGACCTGGTGTTAACTGCCTATGACAATGGGAAACCCCCTAAGTCGGGCACCAGCTTAGTCAAGGTCAACGTCCTGGACTCCAATGACAATAGCCCCGTGTTTGCTGAGAGCTCCCTGGCACTAGAAATCCAAGAAGATGCCGCCCCTGGTACTCTCCTCATAAACTTGACCGCCACAGACCCTGACCAAGGCCCCAATGGGGAGGTGGAATTCTTCCTCAGTAAGCACGTGCCTCCAGAGGTGCTGGACACCTTCAGTGTTGATGCCAAGACAGGCCAGGTGATTCTGCGCCAGCCCCTAGACTATGAGAAGAATCCTGCCTATGAGGTGGATGTCCAGGCAAGGGACCTGGGTCCCAATCCCATCCCAGCCCATTGCAAAATTCTCATCAAGGTTCTGGATGTCAATGACAACGTCCCAAGCATCCACATCACGTGGGCCTCCCAGCCATCACTGGTGTCAGAAGCTCTTCCCAAGGACAGTTTCATTGCTCTCATCATGGCAAACGACCTGGACTCGGGAAACAATGGCCTGGTCTACTGTTGGCTGAGCCAAGAGCTGGGCCACTTCAGGCTGAAAAGGACCAATGGCAACACATACATGCTGCTAACCAATGCCACGCTGGACAGAGAGCAGTGGCCCAAATATACCCTCACTCTATTGGCCCAAGACCAAGGACCCCAGCCCTTATCAGCCAAGCAGCAGCTCAGCATTCAGATCAGTGATGCCAATGACAATGCACCTGTGTTTGAGAAGAGCAGGTACCAGGTCTCCACTCGGGAAAACAACCTACCCTCTCTTCACCTCATTACAGTCAAGGCCCATGATGCAGACTTGGGCTTTAATGGGAAAATCTCGTACCGCATCCAGGATTCCCCGGTTTCTCACTTGGTAGCTATTGACTCAGACACTGGAGAGGTCACTGCTCAGAGGTCACTGGACTATGAACAGATGGCCAGCTTTGAGTTCCTGGTGATTGCAGAGGACAGGGGGCAGCCTCAGCTTGCATCCAGTGTCTCTGTGTGGGTCAGCCTTCTGGATGCCAATGATAATGCCCCAGAGGTGATTCACCCCATACTGAGTGATGGAAAAGCTAGCCTCTCGGTGCTTGTAAATGCCTCCACAGGTCACCTGCTGGTGCCCATTGAGACTCCCAATGGCTTGGGTCCAGCAGGCCCCGACACATCACCACAGGCCACCCCTAGCTCCTGGCCATTCCTTTTGACAACCATTGTAGCGAGAGATGCAGACTCAGGGGCAAATGGAGAGCTCCTCTACAGTATTGAGAGTGGGAACGAAGCCCACCTCTTTGTCCTCAGCTCCCACCTGGGGCAGCTTTTCATCAACATCACCAATGCCAGCAGCCTCATTGGGAGTGAGTGGGAACTGGAGATCGTGGTGGAAGACTGTGGCAGCCCCTCCTTGCAGACCCGAGCCCTGCTAAGGGTCTTGTTTGTCACCAGTGTGGACCACTTGAGGAACTCAGCCCGTGAGCCCAGGGCCCTGAGTGCATCCATGCTCACAGTGATTTGCCTGGTCGTACTGCTGGCCATCTTCGGGTTAATCCTGGCTCTGATCATGTCCATCTGCCGGACAGAGAAGAAGGACAACAGGGCCTACAACTGTCGGGAGGCTGAGTCCACCTACCGCCATCAGCCCAAGAGGCCCCAGAAACACATTCAGAAGGCGGACATCCACCTCGTGCCTATGCTCAGGGGCCAGATGGATGAGCCTGGTGAAGCCGGGCAGTCCCCCAAGCATGTGGACAAGGAAACAATGATGGAAGCAGGCTGGGACGCCTGCCTACAGGCCCCCTATCACCTCACGCCGACTCTGTACAGGACCCTGCGTAACCAAGGCAACCAGGGAACGCTGGCCGAGAGCCGAGAGGTGCTACAGGACACTGTCAACCTCCTTTTTAAccatcccaggcagaggaacGCCTCCCGCGAGAACCTGAACCTTCCTGAGCCCCAGCCTGCCACGGGCCAGCCCCGCTCAAGGCCCCTGAAGGTTACAGGCAGCCCCACAGGGAGGATGCCCGGAGACCAGGGCAGTGAGGAGGTCCCCCTGAGCCTGTCGGCCTCGTCTGCAACCCTGAGACGGCAGAGGAATCTCAACAGCAAAGTGGCCCCAGAGAAAGAGTCAGGGCCCCATCAGATCCTGCGAAGCCTGGTCCGGCTGTCTGTCGCTGCCTTTGCGGAGCGGAACCCGGTAGAGGAGCTCACTGTGGATTCACCTCCTGTTCAG acaCCCAGGTCCCAGGGTGTTACGGCCGGCCGAGCAGGGAAGCTGCCTGCACACGTCCCTGCCTCCGTCACTGGCACCGCTCACCATCCCCCATCTGATCCACAAACATCTGAAGCTGGAGGAAAGACTATAAAAAGAAAGCGCCGGCATTGA